One genomic segment of Nonomuraea coxensis DSM 45129 includes these proteins:
- a CDS encoding DUF4235 domain-containing protein, whose translation MHSVEKALSLGMGMLSAALAASLFKRAWTMASGEEDAPDAGDLERGWAEILVAAALQGAIFGLVKAAVHRAGAQTFHRRAVRSGGKG comes from the coding sequence ATGCACTCCGTAGAGAAAGCACTGTCGCTCGGAATGGGCATGCTCAGCGCCGCGCTGGCCGCCTCGCTGTTCAAGCGGGCGTGGACGATGGCGTCGGGGGAGGAGGACGCGCCGGACGCCGGCGACCTGGAGCGTGGATGGGCGGAGATCCTGGTCGCCGCCGCGCTGCAGGGCGCGATCTTCGGCCTGGTCAAGGCCGCGGTGCACCGCGCGGGCGCGCAGACCTTCCACCGCCGGGCGGTGAGGAGCGGCGGGAAGGGCTGA
- a CDS encoding glycosyltransferase family 2 protein, whose translation MNTSVVICVYTEDRWEDIRQAVESVENQTRPAHELILVVDHNPELHLKLKRAYPQAVVVENTHDKGLSGGKNTGVATAGGEIVAFLDDDAVADPGWLEALEEGFQEPGVVGVGGRTEPIWASGRRPGWFPYEFDWTVGCTYRGMPAVRAPIRNVMGGNAAFLRDAVSEVGGFHSGIGRSVQGRKSRPLGCEETEFCIRLSQRKPGSVMLFEPRALIGHKVSAQRERFGYFRSRCYAEGLSKALVTREVGTQDGLSSERAHAMKTLPLGALRGLGEALRGDLGGLGRAFAIVIGLAWTTWGYVVGSARLKVARS comes from the coding sequence GTGAACACGTCTGTTGTCATCTGCGTCTACACCGAGGACCGGTGGGAGGACATCAGGCAGGCAGTCGAGTCGGTCGAGAACCAGACACGCCCGGCACACGAGCTGATCCTGGTCGTCGACCACAACCCCGAGCTGCATCTCAAGCTCAAGCGCGCATACCCGCAGGCCGTCGTCGTGGAGAACACCCACGACAAAGGGCTGTCCGGCGGCAAGAACACCGGCGTCGCGACCGCGGGCGGCGAGATCGTCGCCTTCCTCGACGACGACGCCGTAGCCGATCCGGGATGGCTGGAAGCTTTGGAGGAGGGCTTCCAGGAACCCGGCGTGGTGGGCGTGGGCGGCCGCACCGAGCCCATCTGGGCCTCGGGGCGGCGGCCGGGGTGGTTCCCGTACGAGTTCGACTGGACGGTCGGCTGCACCTACCGCGGCATGCCCGCGGTGCGTGCGCCGATCCGCAACGTCATGGGCGGCAACGCCGCGTTCCTGCGCGACGCCGTGTCCGAGGTGGGCGGCTTCCACAGCGGCATCGGGCGCAGCGTGCAGGGACGCAAGTCGCGGCCGCTCGGGTGCGAGGAGACCGAGTTCTGCATCCGGCTGAGCCAGCGCAAGCCCGGCTCGGTCATGCTGTTCGAGCCGCGCGCGCTCATCGGGCACAAGGTGTCCGCGCAGCGGGAGCGGTTCGGGTACTTCCGGTCGCGGTGCTACGCGGAAGGGCTGTCGAAGGCGCTGGTGACGCGGGAGGTCGGCACCCAGGACGGGCTGTCCAGCGAGCGCGCCCACGCCATGAAGACGCTGCCGCTGGGCGCGCTGCGCGGCCTCGGCGAGGCGCTGCGCGGCGACCTCGGCGGGCTCGGGCGGGCGTTCGCGATCGTCATCGGGCTGGCCTGGACGACCTGGGGCTACGTGGTCGGCTCCGCGCGGCTGAAGGTGGCACGGTCATGA
- a CDS encoding cation transporter gives MSEQRIHERPAVSAEWLGDARAARVLALVTLGWLGVESTLGLVAGMAAHSVALIGWALSALVEAAASLIVLWRFTGSRTLSPRAEGTARRAVAVSFWLLAPYLVAHVAYDLGEGHRAAPSVLGIVVTAVSLAGMPVLGVAKRRLGRRLGSAATAGEGTQNLICGAMAAGVLAGLWLNTLGWWWADPAMALALAAVGVREGARAWRGHACCH, from the coding sequence ATGTCTGAGCAGCGGATCCATGAGCGCCCCGCGGTGTCGGCGGAGTGGCTGGGCGACGCCCGCGCCGCCCGCGTGCTCGCGCTCGTCACGCTCGGCTGGCTCGGCGTGGAGAGCACGCTCGGCCTGGTGGCCGGGATGGCGGCCCATTCGGTGGCGCTCATCGGCTGGGCGCTGTCCGCGCTGGTGGAGGCGGCGGCCAGCCTGATCGTGCTGTGGCGGTTCACCGGCTCGCGCACGCTGTCGCCGCGCGCCGAGGGCACGGCCCGGCGGGCGGTCGCCGTGAGCTTCTGGCTGCTGGCCCCCTATCTCGTCGCGCACGTGGCCTACGACCTGGGCGAGGGGCATCGGGCGGCGCCGAGCGTGCTCGGCATCGTGGTGACGGCGGTCAGCCTGGCCGGCATGCCGGTGCTGGGCGTGGCCAAGCGCCGGCTGGGCCGCAGGCTGGGCTCGGCCGCGACCGCGGGCGAGGGCACGCAGAACCTCATCTGCGGCGCGATGGCCGCCGGGGTCCTCGCCGGGCTGTGGCTCAACACGCTGGGCTGGTGGTGGGCGGACCCGGCGATGGCGCTGGCGCTCGCGGCGGTGGGCGTACGGGAGGGCGCGCGGGCCTGGCGCGGCCACGCCTGCTGCCACTGA
- a CDS encoding GNAT family N-acetyltransferase → MKIQVVRPGELGEAERDRWRELQKADPSLDNPFLSVEFAVAMDRLRDYVRVAVVSDGGRIAGFFPYERHSFGIGKPLGGFLTTCHGLISGPELRLDAKALLRACKLSVFDFDHMVAGQPTFAPYEQDVRPAPVMDFTQGFEAWLEQVKSNSPKNLKTVRYKERKLGREQGELRFAWSTPDPEVLRILLAWKSDQYRRTGRVDRFAQPWIVELTEMMHAENASDFGGVLTMLYAGDVPVAGHFGLRTATTLVGWFPAYDTEYARYSPGIVHHLQMAEAAAQSGLHMVDMGKGGKEYKDWLKSGTLYVAEGRVSRPSASAAVHWMGRTPFNKARTIVMDRPSLYRAADRVLKGFGRVRTSMQQQQESPNAVANEATGAR, encoded by the coding sequence GTGAAAATCCAGGTAGTTCGGCCGGGAGAGCTCGGCGAGGCCGAGCGCGACCGATGGCGTGAGCTGCAGAAGGCCGACCCGAGTCTGGACAACCCGTTCCTGTCGGTCGAGTTCGCCGTGGCGATGGACCGTCTGCGCGACTACGTGAGGGTGGCGGTCGTCAGCGACGGCGGCCGCATCGCCGGGTTCTTCCCCTACGAGCGGCACAGCTTCGGCATCGGCAAGCCGCTCGGCGGCTTCCTGACCACGTGTCACGGCCTGATCTCCGGCCCGGAGCTGCGGCTCGACGCCAAGGCCCTGCTGCGCGCCTGCAAGCTCAGCGTCTTCGACTTCGACCACATGGTGGCCGGGCAGCCGACGTTCGCCCCTTACGAGCAGGACGTCCGCCCCGCCCCCGTGATGGACTTCACCCAGGGCTTCGAGGCCTGGCTGGAGCAGGTGAAGTCCAACTCCCCCAAGAACCTCAAGACCGTTCGCTACAAGGAGCGCAAGCTCGGCCGCGAGCAGGGCGAGCTGCGCTTCGCCTGGTCCACGCCCGACCCTGAGGTCCTGCGGATCCTGCTGGCCTGGAAGTCCGACCAGTACCGCCGCACCGGCCGCGTGGACCGCTTCGCCCAGCCGTGGATCGTCGAGCTGACCGAGATGATGCATGCCGAGAACGCATCGGACTTCGGGGGCGTTCTGACCATGCTTTATGCCGGTGACGTACCGGTGGCCGGGCATTTCGGGCTCCGTACGGCGACCACGCTTGTAGGGTGGTTCCCCGCCTACGACACCGAGTACGCCCGCTACTCGCCCGGGATCGTCCACCACCTGCAGATGGCCGAGGCGGCCGCGCAGTCCGGCCTGCACATGGTGGACATGGGCAAGGGCGGCAAGGAGTACAAGGACTGGCTCAAGAGCGGCACCCTGTACGTCGCCGAAGGCCGGGTGTCACGGCCGTCCGCGTCAGCGGCCGTGCACTGGATGGGCCGAACTCCTTTCAACAAAGCCCGAACAATTGTCATGGACCGACCGTCTCTCTATAGAGCGGCCGACCGCGTCCTGAAGGGTTTCGGTCGGGTGCGCACCTCGATGCAGCAGCAACAGGAGTCACCCAACGCAGTAGCGAACGAAGCGACGGGAGCGCGCTGA
- a CDS encoding substrate-binding domain-containing protein: MGRHRTDELDGGYRPADPPSRRRARSSRGRVLVPLAGAVALAVLLGVAAFVIFNREHDCSGGKLALRVVATPDIQPALNKIASNYNKAMHSIDSKCVDVTVTKESAARTANAVAAGKSSADFWVADSSLLLESMRTAAAGGDALPRPDGSAALSPVVLATAKTSAAKLEGTLKPSWTALIAAANVANVDGPGRKVRVLALDPQKNSAGLTALLAAAGTAKAAKQDKALVGALKELSGQLASDSSALLASLTVKSGSRVPVGVASEQAVYVHNTRKPEAPVVALYPEEGTLSLDYPMTILTKDAATLKAAAGFKKELTGESAKKILREAGFRSADGKAGDSLSKEKGFTQETPQALTPPDGATVARMVQTWSRLNLGTRLLTLLDVSGTMALPVPGTGMTRMQAINKIATEGLALFPADSELGLWTFSTHLDGQGKDWRELVSVGPVSEPINGTLRKEMLVKSFAQTQAKATGDTGLNDTVKAAYAQLSKTYKEDKINTLLILTDGAGNDDPDGGLSNAGLLDYLKETYNPKRPISILLIAFGPEAEKGKQQMDAVARATGGEAYIAKDVLQVRDFFLQGMERRLCTPNCDG; this comes from the coding sequence GTGGGGCGACACCGCACAGACGAGCTCGACGGCGGATACCGGCCCGCCGACCCCCCTTCGCGCCGGAGGGCGCGCAGCAGCCGGGGCCGCGTGCTCGTGCCGCTGGCCGGCGCCGTGGCGCTGGCGGTGCTCCTCGGTGTGGCCGCGTTCGTCATCTTCAACCGCGAGCACGACTGCTCGGGCGGCAAGCTCGCGCTGCGTGTCGTCGCCACCCCCGACATCCAGCCGGCGCTCAACAAGATCGCCAGTAACTATAACAAGGCCATGCACTCGATCGACAGCAAGTGCGTGGACGTGACGGTGACCAAGGAGTCGGCGGCCAGGACCGCCAACGCCGTCGCGGCGGGCAAGTCGAGCGCCGACTTCTGGGTGGCCGACTCCAGCCTGCTGCTGGAGAGCATGCGTACGGCCGCCGCCGGCGGGGACGCGCTGCCGCGGCCGGACGGCTCCGCCGCGCTCTCCCCCGTCGTGCTGGCGACGGCCAAGACCTCCGCGGCGAAGCTGGAGGGCACGCTCAAGCCGAGCTGGACCGCCCTGATCGCGGCGGCGAACGTGGCCAACGTGGACGGGCCCGGCAGGAAGGTCCGGGTGCTCGCCCTCGACCCGCAGAAGAACTCGGCCGGCCTCACCGCGCTGCTCGCCGCCGCGGGCACGGCCAAGGCGGCCAAGCAGGACAAGGCGCTGGTGGGCGCGCTCAAGGAGCTGTCGGGCCAGCTCGCCTCCGACTCCTCGGCGCTGCTGGCCAGCCTCACGGTGAAGTCGGGCAGCAGGGTGCCGGTGGGCGTGGCCTCCGAGCAGGCGGTCTACGTCCACAACACGCGCAAGCCCGAGGCTCCGGTCGTCGCCCTCTATCCCGAGGAGGGCACGCTCAGCCTCGACTACCCGATGACGATCCTCACCAAGGACGCCGCGACGCTCAAGGCGGCGGCGGGCTTCAAGAAGGAGCTGACCGGCGAGTCGGCCAAGAAGATCCTGCGCGAGGCCGGGTTCCGCAGCGCCGACGGCAAGGCGGGCGACAGCCTGTCGAAGGAGAAGGGCTTCACGCAGGAGACGCCGCAGGCGCTGACGCCGCCGGACGGGGCGACCGTGGCGCGGATGGTGCAGACCTGGTCCCGGCTGAACCTCGGCACCCGGCTGCTCACGCTGCTCGACGTCTCGGGGACGATGGCGCTGCCGGTGCCGGGCACGGGCATGACCCGCATGCAGGCCATCAACAAGATCGCCACCGAGGGGCTGGCGTTGTTCCCCGCCGACTCGGAGCTGGGGCTGTGGACGTTCTCCACGCATCTGGACGGTCAGGGCAAGGACTGGCGGGAGCTGGTGTCGGTCGGTCCGGTCAGCGAGCCGATCAACGGCACGCTGCGCAAGGAGATGCTGGTCAAGTCGTTCGCGCAGACGCAGGCCAAGGCGACGGGCGACACCGGGCTGAACGACACGGTCAAGGCGGCCTACGCGCAGCTCAGCAAGACGTACAAGGAAGACAAGATCAACACCTTGCTGATCCTGACGGACGGCGCGGGCAACGACGACCCCGACGGCGGGCTGTCCAACGCCGGGCTGCTGGACTACCTCAAGGAGACCTACAACCCGAAGCGGCCGATCAGCATCCTGCTCATCGCGTTCGGGCCGGAGGCGGAGAAGGGCAAGCAGCAGATGGACGCGGTGGCGCGGGCCACGGGCGGGGAGGCGTACATCGCCAAGGACGTCCTCCAGGTGCGCGACTTCTTCCTCCAGGGCATGGAGCGCCGCCTCTGCACGCCGAACTGCGACGGCTGA
- a CDS encoding glycosyltransferase family 2 protein: MSPEITKHNGKAHTSPLRSMPPPSSFTPVTPHLAISPTVSVVVPAMNEAENLPHVFATIPQWIDEIVLVDGNSVDDTVAVAKRLRPNVKVVTQTGKGKGDALAAGFAACTSDIIVMIDADGSTDGREIINFVGALVTGADFVKGSRYASGGGSDDLTINRRLGNKVLTGIVNVMYNTKYTDLCYGYNAFWARHLDVLNLDCDGFEVETLMNVRAAKAGLKVYEVPSHERNRIHGESNLHVVRDGFRVLKTILKEWRRQPSAPQPEPTAQPAADRGVA, encoded by the coding sequence ATGAGTCCCGAGATCACCAAGCACAACGGCAAGGCCCACACCTCGCCCCTCCGTTCCATGCCGCCGCCCAGCAGCTTCACGCCCGTCACCCCGCACCTCGCCATCTCGCCGACGGTGAGCGTGGTCGTCCCGGCGATGAACGAGGCCGAGAACCTGCCGCACGTCTTCGCCACGATCCCACAGTGGATCGACGAGATCGTCCTCGTCGACGGCAACTCCGTCGACGACACGGTGGCCGTGGCCAAGCGCCTGCGCCCCAACGTCAAGGTGGTCACCCAGACCGGCAAGGGCAAGGGCGACGCCCTGGCCGCCGGCTTCGCCGCCTGCACCAGCGACATCATCGTGATGATCGACGCCGACGGCTCCACCGACGGCCGTGAGATCATCAACTTCGTGGGAGCACTGGTCACCGGCGCCGACTTCGTCAAGGGCTCACGCTACGCCTCGGGTGGCGGCAGCGACGACCTGACGATCAACCGGCGCCTGGGCAACAAGGTGCTCACCGGCATCGTCAACGTGATGTACAACACCAAGTACACCGACCTGTGCTACGGCTACAACGCCTTCTGGGCCCGTCACCTCGACGTGCTCAACCTCGACTGCGACGGCTTCGAGGTCGAGACGCTGATGAACGTGCGGGCGGCCAAGGCCGGGCTGAAGGTGTACGAGGTGCCGAGCCACGAGCGCAACCGCATTCACGGCGAGAGCAACCTGCACGTCGTGCGCGACGGTTTCCGCGTGCTCAAGACCATCCTGAAGGAGTGGCGCCGCCAGCCCAGCGCCCCGCAGCCCGAGCCGACGGCCCAGCCCGCAGCCGACCGGGGCGTCGCGTAA
- a CDS encoding DedA family protein has protein sequence MSATMIAVPAPDTPYWLNLPYWLVGIILMIALFGVFQVYYWVGRRLGEKLYESRVGRKVGRTRIEAVERVVEKWGALAVYGCFWVPGLRHTLPWVAGALRVSYPWYVVASALGCLTWAPLWWFGGAAAVWGYVRLASHSPAAAVAVAVLVVGAVAGFVVWRRRRRRATADEEAVTA, from the coding sequence ATGTCGGCCACGATGATCGCCGTTCCCGCCCCCGACACGCCGTACTGGCTCAATCTGCCGTACTGGCTGGTGGGCATCATCCTCATGATCGCCCTGTTCGGGGTGTTCCAGGTCTACTACTGGGTCGGCCGCCGGCTCGGCGAGAAGCTCTACGAGTCGCGGGTCGGGCGCAAGGTGGGCCGGACCCGCATCGAGGCGGTCGAGCGGGTCGTCGAGAAGTGGGGGGCGCTCGCCGTCTACGGCTGCTTCTGGGTGCCGGGGCTGCGCCACACCCTGCCCTGGGTCGCCGGCGCCCTGCGGGTCTCCTACCCCTGGTACGTCGTCGCGAGCGCGCTCGGCTGCCTGACCTGGGCGCCGCTGTGGTGGTTCGGCGGCGCGGCGGCCGTCTGGGGCTACGTGCGGCTGGCCTCGCACTCGCCCGCCGCCGCCGTGGCCGTGGCCGTGCTGGTCGTCGGCGCGGTCGCCGGGTTCGTGGTGTGGCGCAGGAGGCGGCGGCGCGCCACGGCGGACGAGGAGGCCGTGACCGCCTAG
- a CDS encoding D-alanyl-D-alanine carboxypeptidase family protein, whose translation MRIAGLMVSATLAVLVGFATPAVAADAPTVKAGEAYVVDSAGTIHFGKRQTRRVPVASLVKVMTAYVVLREARLTDTVTVTEADVKDAVRGGATTAGLREGERLTVRDLLHGLLLPSGADAASALARRYGPGKAAFVAKMNRTARALGLADTRYTNADGMPTPGNGGYSTAADQVKLAQRALADSTFLAMVGTKTYKVGKTAVHRAHTWRNSNELLSRSSGVLGVKTGYTRAAGYCLLFAAERNGVQIVGALLHDGRDRRFTTAERLLDYAERQIASG comes from the coding sequence ATGCGTATTGCGGGATTGATGGTCTCTGCCACGCTCGCCGTGCTTGTCGGCTTCGCCACCCCTGCCGTGGCGGCCGACGCGCCGACGGTCAAGGCGGGCGAGGCGTACGTGGTCGACTCGGCAGGAACGATCCACTTCGGCAAGCGGCAGACCCGGCGGGTGCCGGTCGCCAGCCTGGTCAAGGTCATGACCGCGTACGTCGTGCTGCGCGAGGCCCGCCTCACCGACACGGTCACCGTCACCGAGGCCGACGTCAAGGACGCCGTCAGGGGCGGCGCCACCACGGCAGGGCTGCGCGAGGGCGAACGCCTCACGGTCAGGGACCTGCTCCACGGGCTGCTGCTGCCGTCGGGCGCCGACGCGGCCAGCGCCCTGGCCCGCCGCTACGGGCCCGGCAAGGCGGCGTTCGTCGCGAAGATGAACCGCACCGCCCGCGCCCTCGGCCTGGCCGACACCCGCTACACCAACGCCGACGGCATGCCCACGCCCGGCAACGGCGGCTACTCGACCGCCGCCGACCAGGTCAAGCTGGCGCAGCGGGCGCTCGCCGACAGCACGTTCCTCGCCATGGTGGGCACGAAGACGTACAAGGTGGGCAAGACCGCCGTGCACCGGGCGCACACCTGGCGCAACTCCAACGAGCTGCTCTCCCGCTCCTCCGGCGTGCTCGGCGTCAAGACCGGCTACACCAGGGCGGCCGGCTACTGCCTGCTGTTCGCCGCCGAGCGGAACGGCGTCCAGATCGTGGGCGCGCTGCTCCACGACGGCAGGGACCGCCGCTTCACCACGGCCGAGCGGCTGCTCGACTACGCCGAGAGGCAGATCGCGAGCGGTTGA
- a CDS encoding DUF4184 family protein has protein sequence MPFTPAHMAAVLPLVSAARVRRLADPWALAVGAMVPDLPIFLPFLPDYTDWHSWTGVLTLDLAAAALLVALFHHVLRDPLIALLPPALAGRAALLAPARLRPLPILAGAVIGAATHVAWDSFTHSTGPALWGDWLSAEVLGVLPLFRVLQYTSSAAGLAVVVWWAWRGLARMAPAPVPERLALSGRVRAGVLTACAAGVVAGALVWPLVDEPTPALGLPSVLTKTGAGTVVGLCLVLACHAALWQLRRRRPAVPDGP, from the coding sequence ATGCCGTTCACGCCCGCGCACATGGCGGCGGTGCTGCCGCTGGTCTCCGCGGCCCGGGTGCGCCGCCTCGCCGACCCCTGGGCGCTGGCCGTGGGCGCGATGGTGCCCGACCTGCCGATCTTCCTGCCGTTCCTGCCCGACTACACCGACTGGCACTCCTGGACCGGCGTCCTCACCCTCGACCTCGCCGCGGCGGCGCTGCTGGTCGCGCTGTTCCACCACGTCCTGCGCGACCCCCTGATCGCCCTGCTGCCGCCCGCGCTCGCCGGCCGGGCCGCGCTGCTCGCGCCCGCGCGGCTCCGCCCGCTGCCCATCCTGGCCGGAGCCGTGATCGGCGCCGCCACCCACGTGGCCTGGGACTCCTTCACCCACTCCACCGGCCCCGCCCTCTGGGGCGACTGGCTGTCGGCGGAGGTCCTCGGAGTGCTGCCGCTCTTCCGGGTCCTCCAGTACACCTCCTCGGCCGCCGGCCTCGCCGTCGTCGTGTGGTGGGCCTGGCGGGGCCTGGCCAGGATGGCGCCCGCGCCGGTGCCCGAGCGGCTCGCCCTCTCCGGCCGCGTACGCGCCGGCGTGCTCACGGCCTGCGCGGCCGGCGTCGTCGCCGGGGCGCTCGTCTGGCCCCTGGTGGACGAGCCGACCCCGGCGCTCGGCCTGCCCAGCGTCCTCACCAAGACCGGCGCGGGCACCGTCGTCGGCCTGTGCCTGGTCCTCGCCTGCCACGCCGCGCTCTGGCAGCTCAGGCGGCGCCGCCCGGCCGTCCCTGACGGCCCCTGA
- a CDS encoding YegP family protein codes for MAGRFIITEDGRGGYRFALVAGNGQTLAVGEGFTSKAACVNGIETVRRSAPDAVIDDRSQAGGPET; via the coding sequence GTGGCGGGCAGGTTCATCATCACCGAGGACGGGCGGGGCGGTTACCGGTTCGCGCTGGTCGCGGGCAACGGGCAGACGCTGGCGGTGGGCGAGGGCTTCACCAGCAAGGCCGCCTGCGTGAACGGCATCGAGACCGTACGGAGAAGCGCCCCGGACGCCGTCATCGACGACCGCAGCCAGGCGGGCGGGCCGGAGACCTAG
- a CDS encoding RNA polymerase sigma factor codes for MPGWPTVDRAADHDLVEALRRADPDAPATLFDSYGERLHDYAYCLTGEPDLSADAVHDALVSAHGWIERLKEPGRLRAWLYALTRSQVGARLAHRGTPPQGPPLPDPDEQPDPELADLVHETLGELAGLDREVLELSLRHGLTPSEVGAVLALTSRQAAARLARARDHLEIAVAAVVLARTGRAHCPDLSAMVDSWEGPLTPLLRRRLSGHIGGCEVCGERRRGQVDGRRLLDLVPVGYPPLSLRRRVIETCVSPGRDQARTLIVERGEGFDRAGFPVAGERRSRRRRPLRLAPVVLAGACVLAATGAVVVINGGEAADKTSLRFAPATPVTSDAPPAVPSAYDESPEPVPDQDGVTPSPEPSPSASRRSGQDGRPAAARPTTRPTTRPATLPTAPPRRAPARNTRRPAPVPRLGASCPKAIDGVAQIGLSARGAAVSWSAAASQGLEVSPASGSIKAGGSVRIQVTVTEPEDEGDGRVSFTSNGGTSACTLTWEGRQPDDAGPPDHDPVPTPTESTAIPTGMASSGTDDMNRE; via the coding sequence GTGCCTGGATGGCCGACCGTCGATCGCGCCGCTGACCACGACCTGGTGGAGGCGCTGCGCCGCGCGGACCCCGACGCCCCCGCCACGCTCTTCGACTCCTACGGCGAGCGGCTGCACGACTACGCCTACTGCCTGACGGGCGAGCCGGACCTGTCGGCCGACGCCGTGCACGACGCCCTGGTCAGCGCCCACGGCTGGATCGAGCGGCTGAAGGAGCCCGGCCGGCTGCGGGCCTGGCTGTACGCGCTGACCAGGTCCCAGGTCGGGGCCAGGCTCGCGCACCGCGGCACGCCGCCGCAGGGCCCGCCGCTGCCCGACCCGGACGAGCAGCCCGACCCCGAGCTGGCCGACCTCGTGCACGAGACGCTGGGCGAGCTGGCCGGCCTCGACCGTGAGGTGCTGGAGCTGTCGCTGCGCCACGGCCTCACCCCGTCCGAGGTCGGCGCGGTGCTGGCGCTGACCTCGCGGCAGGCCGCGGCCCGGCTGGCCAGGGCCCGCGACCACCTGGAGATCGCCGTCGCGGCCGTGGTGCTGGCGAGGACCGGCCGGGCGCACTGCCCTGACCTGTCGGCGATGGTCGACTCCTGGGAGGGCCCTCTCACGCCCCTGCTCCGCCGGCGGCTGTCCGGGCACATCGGGGGCTGCGAGGTGTGCGGCGAGCGGCGGCGCGGCCAGGTGGACGGGCGGCGGCTGCTCGACCTGGTGCCGGTCGGGTACCCGCCGCTCTCCCTGCGCCGCCGGGTGATCGAGACCTGCGTGAGCCCCGGGCGCGACCAGGCCCGCACCCTGATCGTGGAGCGCGGCGAGGGTTTCGACCGGGCCGGGTTCCCGGTGGCGGGCGAGCGCCGCTCCCGCCGGCGCAGGCCGCTCCGCCTCGCGCCGGTGGTGCTGGCGGGCGCGTGCGTGCTGGCCGCGACCGGCGCGGTGGTCGTCATCAACGGGGGCGAGGCGGCGGACAAGACCTCGCTGCGGTTCGCGCCCGCCACGCCGGTCACGTCCGACGCGCCGCCCGCCGTGCCTTCCGCGTACGACGAGAGCCCCGAGCCGGTGCCGGACCAGGACGGGGTGACGCCGTCGCCGGAGCCGAGCCCGTCGGCCTCGCGCCGGTCCGGGCAGGACGGCCGGCCGGCGGCGGCCCGCCCGACCACCCGCCCGACCACCCGGCCGGCGACGCTGCCCACCGCGCCGCCGCGCCGGGCCCCGGCGCGGAACACCCGCCGCCCGGCCCCCGTGCCGCGGCTCGGCGCGTCCTGCCCGAAGGCGATCGACGGCGTGGCGCAGATCGGGCTGAGTGCCCGGGGCGCCGCGGTGTCCTGGTCGGCGGCCGCCTCGCAGGGGCTGGAGGTCTCCCCCGCGAGCGGATCGATCAAGGCAGGCGGCTCGGTGCGGATCCAGGTGACGGTGACCGAGCCGGAGGACGAGGGCGACGGGCGGGTGTCGTTCACCTCGAACGGCGGCACCTCGGCCTGCACGCTGACCTGGGAGGGAAGGCAGCCCGACGACGCGGGGCCGCCCGACCACGACCCCGTTCCCACACCCACAGAATCCACCGCGATTCCTACCGGAATGGCGAGTTCTGGAACTGATGACATGAATCGGGAATAA
- a CDS encoding TrmH family RNA methyltransferase — MLEYVTDADDPRLSDYTRLRDVELRKSLEAERGLFLAEGEKVIRRAVGAGHPVRSVLTTRRWLPSLADVLGDALVYVVTDEIMSGIVGFQVHRGALASMERLPLPSVEHLLMGGARRLLVLEDLVDHGNVGAIFRSAAALGVDGVLLSPRCADPLYRRAVKVSMGAVFSIPYARMDDWFDGLTRLREAGFTTLALTPDQSATPLEAVEPAERMALLLGSEGDGLSSHWLHEADRAVCIPMSAAAMAAGVDSLNVVAAAAIACHGLMRN; from the coding sequence GTGCTTGAGTACGTCACCGACGCCGACGACCCGCGCCTCTCCGACTACACCCGCCTGCGGGACGTCGAGCTGCGCAAGAGCCTGGAGGCCGAACGCGGCCTCTTCCTCGCCGAGGGCGAGAAGGTCATCAGGCGGGCCGTCGGCGCCGGCCACCCCGTCCGCTCCGTCCTGACCACCCGCCGCTGGCTGCCGTCCCTCGCCGACGTCCTGGGCGACGCCCTCGTCTACGTCGTCACCGACGAGATCATGTCCGGCATCGTCGGCTTCCAGGTCCACCGCGGCGCCCTCGCCTCGATGGAACGCCTCCCGCTGCCGTCCGTGGAGCACCTGCTGATGGGCGGCGCCCGCCGCCTGCTCGTGCTGGAGGACCTGGTCGACCACGGCAACGTCGGCGCCATCTTCCGCTCGGCCGCCGCGCTCGGCGTGGACGGCGTCCTGCTCTCCCCGCGCTGCGCCGACCCCCTCTACCGGCGGGCGGTGAAGGTCTCGATGGGCGCGGTGTTCTCGATCCCGTACGCGCGGATGGACGACTGGTTCGACGGCCTGACCCGGCTGCGCGAGGCCGGCTTCACGACGCTCGCCCTCACCCCCGACCAGAGCGCCACCCCGCTGGAGGCCGTCGAGCCCGCCGAGCGCATGGCGCTGCTGCTCGGCTCGGAAGGCGACGGCCTGTCCTCCCACTGGCTGCACGAGGCCGACCGGGCGGTGTGCATCCCCATGAGCGCCGCGGCGATGGCCGCGGGCGTCGACTCGCTCAACGTGGTGGCCGCCGCCGCCATCGCCTGCCACGGGCTGATGCGGAACTGA